A DNA window from Alkalibacter saccharofermentans DSM 14828 contains the following coding sequences:
- the rapZ gene encoding RNase adapter RapZ: MRFVIITGLSGAGKSHTIRAFEDWGYFCVDNLPPKLIPTFAELCSRSDNNIEKVALGVDSRGGVFFDDFANVIADMHDRKFKFEVLFLEASDNVLITRYKESRRKHPLATDSRISVALKLEREKLTKIREKADHIIDTSNLSVKDLKAELSKIYLSDMEASGLLVNVLSFGFKYGIPLDADLVFDVRFLPNPFYDEELRGKTGNDKEVQDYVLKYRQSKEFIDKLMDMLEFLLPYYTEEGKSQLVIAIGCTGGQHRSVTIANIIHDKLQENRHWAVIDHRDVKKSLGGHQP; encoded by the coding sequence ATGAGATTTGTAATTATAACCGGCTTGTCAGGTGCCGGAAAGAGCCATACTATAAGAGCTTTTGAAGACTGGGGATACTTTTGTGTGGATAACCTGCCACCTAAGTTAATTCCCACATTTGCAGAGCTATGCAGCAGGTCGGATAACAACATCGAAAAGGTAGCCTTGGGAGTTGACAGTAGGGGCGGGGTTTTTTTCGACGATTTTGCAAATGTCATAGCAGATATGCACGATAGAAAGTTCAAGTTCGAAGTACTTTTTTTGGAAGCTTCCGACAATGTGCTAATAACCAGGTACAAAGAATCCAGAAGAAAGCACCCTTTAGCCACTGATTCCAGGATTTCCGTAGCGCTGAAGCTTGAGCGGGAAAAGCTGACTAAAATTAGGGAAAAGGCCGATCACATAATCGATACATCGAATTTAAGCGTTAAAGATTTGAAAGCAGAGCTTTCAAAAATCTATTTAAGCGACATGGAGGCTTCGGGACTCCTTGTAAACGTCCTGTCATTTGGGTTTAAGTATGGCATACCCCTGGATGCGGATCTCGTTTTTGATGTGAGGTTTCTTCCCAACCCTTTTTACGATGAAGAACTCAGAGGAAAGACAGGAAACGACAAAGAGGTTCAGGATTATGTCTTAAAATACAGACAATCAAAAGAATTTATCGATAAGTTGATGGATATGCTGGAATTTTTGCTGCCTTATTATACTGAAGAAGGAAAGTCGCAGCTGGTAATTGCAATTGGTTGTACCGGTGGGCAGCACAGGTCTGTCACCATTGCAAATATAATCCACGACAAGCTGCAAGAGAATAGGCACTGGGCTGTCATAGACCACAGAGATGTAAAAAAGAGTCTGGGTGGACATCAACCATGA
- a CDS encoding PHP domain-containing protein, translating into MDKCIIMMKRRVGLIMKINGDNHTHTVYSHGKNTIEDNVKKAVELGLEKVAITDHGSGHIFYGVDKRNWHKMRDEIDVLKKKYPQVEIVMGVEANIIGSDGSIDVDEEHLELFDVINAGFHYGVKPKRVRDFFSLYLLNFFGKILPFLKKRAMGANTKALVNAMERNHIHMITHPGAKVPVDMDRVAKKAQDKNVILEINAHHLHLDLDDLKKAMKYDVKFAINSDAHQSIHVGMVHKGIEIAQAAGLKAHRIVNGEED; encoded by the coding sequence ATGGATAAATGTATTATAATGATGAAAAGAAGGGTGGGACTGATCATGAAAATAAATGGTGACAACCATACACATACAGTATACAGCCATGGGAAAAATACCATCGAAGATAATGTGAAAAAAGCAGTGGAGCTTGGTCTTGAAAAGGTGGCCATCACCGATCATGGCAGCGGACATATATTCTACGGCGTGGACAAAAGAAACTGGCATAAGATGAGAGATGAAATAGATGTACTAAAGAAAAAATATCCCCAAGTGGAAATAGTGATGGGGGTTGAAGCAAATATAATAGGATCTGACGGCAGCATAGATGTAGATGAAGAGCACCTAGAGCTTTTCGATGTAATAAATGCGGGTTTCCATTATGGCGTGAAGCCTAAAAGAGTAAGAGATTTTTTTAGTCTGTATCTTCTTAATTTCTTTGGAAAGATTTTGCCGTTCTTAAAGAAAAGAGCCATGGGTGCAAATACAAAGGCCCTTGTAAATGCAATGGAAAGAAACCATATTCATATGATAACCCATCCGGGGGCAAAAGTTCCTGTAGATATGGACAGGGTGGCAAAAAAAGCCCAGGATAAAAATGTGATCTTGGAAATAAACGCCCATCACTTGCATCTTGATTTAGATGACTTGAAAAAGGCGATGAAATACGATGTGAAGTTTGCAATCAACAGCGATGCCCACCAAAGCATTCATGTAGGCATGGTTCATAAGGGGATTGAAATTGCCCAGGCAGCGGGGCTAAAAGCTCATAGAATAGTCAACGGAGAGGAAGATTAA